A section of the Amycolatopsis sp. AA4 genome encodes:
- a CDS encoding phosphatase PAP2 family protein: MTARRALALFAALCALATLVLGLLVAPYAPGTVDQWAERSASTLRPGLLNTLVLPTEPYVLIPAVVVIAGICLYRRNRLDALLAVAGPFVAIALNSWALKPAFDRWKGGTLVYPSGHTVSLVAVLTVVVLLVRFKAVAVAVGVLLVCCAAVGMIGLGYHYLTDIAGGVCFAPAVVTATRAALSPRRAREPSAG, translated from the coding sequence GTGACCGCCAGGCGGGCTCTCGCCCTCTTCGCCGCGCTCTGCGCGCTCGCCACGCTTGTGTTGGGACTGCTCGTCGCGCCCTACGCACCGGGCACAGTGGACCAATGGGCCGAGAGGTCTGCCTCGACGCTTCGCCCGGGATTGCTCAACACGCTGGTGCTGCCGACCGAGCCGTACGTGCTGATCCCGGCCGTCGTCGTCATCGCCGGAATCTGCCTCTACCGACGCAATCGCCTCGACGCGCTGCTAGCGGTGGCAGGCCCGTTCGTCGCCATCGCACTGAACAGCTGGGCGCTGAAACCGGCTTTCGACCGCTGGAAAGGCGGCACGCTCGTCTACCCGAGCGGCCACACGGTCAGCCTGGTAGCCGTGCTCACCGTCGTGGTGCTGCTGGTCCGGTTCAAGGCTGTCGCCGTTGCGGTCGGCGTACTGCTGGTCTGCTGCGCAGCCGTCGGCATGATCGGCCTTGGCTACCACTACCTCACCGACATCGCCGGCGGCGTCTGCTTCGCCCCGGCCGTGGTCACCGCGACGCGGGCGGCGCTGTCACCGCGTCGCGCGCGAGAGCCGTCAGCCGGCTGA
- the zapE gene encoding cell division protein ZapE — MPAAALTDRFPELGADELIASLVPPPRFGEARFSTYLPNPDEPSQAAAVEACSAFASRIGAAKAKKSRLRSLFGGGAAIPDGPMGLYLDGGFGVGKTHLLASTWHETPGPKAYGTFVELTHLVGALGFANAVARLSEHRLLAIDEFELDDPGDTTLVSRLLQELTDAGVYVAATSNTLPDKLGEGRFAAEDFLREIQALSRRFGVVRVDGPDYRHRGLPDAPPPVSDDEIDASAAAHEGSTVDEFGALTKHLERLHPSRYGKLLDGVRRVHLKHVAPVPDQMVGLRLVALADRLYDRAIPVVVSGVPLPELFGEEMLNGGYRKKYLRAISRLTALARDAVTAPPASR; from the coding sequence ATGCCCGCAGCTGCGCTGACCGACCGGTTTCCCGAGCTTGGGGCCGACGAGCTGATCGCGTCCCTCGTGCCGCCGCCGCGGTTTGGCGAGGCTCGGTTTTCCACTTACCTGCCGAACCCGGACGAGCCCAGCCAGGCGGCCGCGGTCGAGGCGTGTTCTGCGTTCGCTTCGCGGATCGGCGCGGCCAAGGCCAAGAAGTCCCGGCTGCGGTCGCTTTTCGGCGGCGGCGCGGCGATTCCGGACGGGCCGATGGGGCTTTACCTCGACGGCGGCTTCGGCGTCGGCAAGACCCACCTGCTCGCCTCGACCTGGCACGAGACTCCGGGGCCCAAGGCGTACGGGACGTTCGTCGAGCTGACGCACCTCGTCGGCGCGCTCGGGTTCGCGAACGCGGTGGCGCGGCTTTCGGAACACCGGCTGCTGGCGATCGACGAGTTCGAGCTCGACGATCCCGGCGACACGACGTTGGTCAGCCGGTTGCTGCAGGAGCTCACCGACGCGGGCGTCTACGTCGCGGCGACTTCCAACACTCTCCCGGACAAGCTCGGCGAGGGGCGGTTCGCGGCGGAGGACTTCCTGCGCGAGATCCAGGCGTTGTCACGGCGGTTCGGCGTCGTGCGCGTCGACGGGCCGGACTACCGGCACCGCGGGCTGCCGGATGCTCCGCCGCCGGTCAGCGACGACGAGATCGACGCCTCCGCGGCCGCGCACGAAGGGTCCACTGTGGACGAATTCGGGGCGTTGACGAAGCATCTCGAGCGGCTGCACCCCTCGCGGTACGGGAAGCTGCTCGACGGGGTGCGGCGGGTGCATCTCAAGCACGTCGCGCCGGTGCCGGACCAGATGGTCGGGCTGCGGCTGGTCGCGCTAGCGGACCGGCTGTACGACCGGGCGATTCCGGTGGTCGTGTCCGGCGTGCCGCTCCCGGAACTGTTCGGCGAGGAGATGCTGAACGGCGGTTACCGCAAGAAGTACCTGCGGGCGATCAGCCGGCTGACGGCTCTCGCGCGCGACGCGGTGACAGCGCCGCCCGCGTCGCGGTGA
- a CDS encoding EstA family serine hydrolase — protein sequence MGDIHGTVADGFETVRDEFATAAATNAGVQLAVRVQGRLVVDLWAGDVTGETLTGVYSSTKGATTLVVALLVQDGVLDLDEPVARHWPEFAAAGKSGITVRDVLCHRSGVIGADGGLSAEELADDRVIARRLAAQRPFWRPGSAYGYSGFAGFSVVAEVVRRVTGQSVQEHYETRIREPYGLDLYLGLPEQEEHRYREVLAGEASAAELAAFQAYVPSPHSLGGIGYGLDSTPPLDQVAFVNTRRVRALGQVSAGGVGSARGLAGLYAAAASGLDGRPPLLEPETLGEFAMLHSTGRDLVTGDAGQYALGFQAKGLRYPFLSANAFGHNGSAGSESFVDPRSGIAFGYTRRQFSATWSYPEHDRLAAAVHVAASR from the coding sequence ATGGGGGACATCCACGGGACCGTCGCGGACGGGTTCGAGACAGTCCGCGACGAGTTCGCCACGGCGGCCGCGACGAATGCGGGCGTGCAGCTGGCGGTTCGCGTACAGGGGCGGCTGGTGGTCGATCTCTGGGCGGGTGACGTCACGGGCGAGACGTTGACCGGCGTCTACTCGTCGACCAAGGGGGCGACCACGCTGGTGGTGGCGTTGCTCGTGCAGGACGGCGTGCTGGACCTGGACGAGCCGGTCGCGCGCCACTGGCCGGAGTTCGCCGCCGCGGGCAAGAGCGGGATCACGGTCCGGGACGTGCTGTGCCACCGTTCCGGCGTGATCGGGGCGGACGGCGGGCTGTCCGCTGAGGAACTTGCGGACGACCGGGTGATCGCGCGACGGCTGGCTGCGCAGCGGCCGTTCTGGCGGCCGGGATCTGCGTACGGGTACAGCGGATTCGCCGGGTTCTCGGTCGTCGCCGAGGTGGTGCGGCGGGTCACCGGGCAGTCCGTGCAGGAGCATTACGAGACGCGGATCCGGGAACCGTACGGCCTGGACCTGTACCTCGGGCTGCCCGAGCAGGAGGAACACCGGTACCGCGAGGTGCTGGCGGGGGAGGCGAGCGCGGCGGAACTCGCGGCGTTCCAGGCGTACGTGCCGAGTCCGCACAGCCTGGGCGGCATCGGCTACGGGCTCGATTCGACGCCCCCGCTCGACCAGGTGGCGTTCGTCAACACCCGCCGGGTGCGGGCGCTCGGGCAGGTTTCCGCTGGCGGCGTCGGCAGCGCGCGGGGGCTGGCTGGGCTGTACGCGGCCGCGGCGTCCGGTTTGGACGGACGGCCGCCGCTGCTCGAACCGGAAACGCTCGGCGAGTTCGCGATGCTCCATTCCACCGGCCGCGACCTCGTGACCGGCGACGCGGGCCAGTACGCGCTCGGGTTTCAGGCGAAGGGGTTGCGGTATCCGTTCCTCAGCGCGAATGCGTTCGGGCACAACGGATCCGCCGGTTCCGAGTCCTTCGTGGACCCGCGCAGCGGCATCGCGTTCGGGTACACGCGGCGGCAGTTCTCCGCGACGTGGTCCTATCCGGAACACGACCGGCTGGCCGCGGCGGTCCACGTGGCGGCCAGCCGGTGA